A region of the Chloroflexota bacterium genome:
CGTCGCCGTGCTCGGGGCGACCACGGCGGACAATCTCGGTCTCGGCGCCACGTCGATCGGGACGGACATCTCGATCGCCGGCATCCCCTTCCGCGTCATCGGCATCATGCAGCCCAAGGGTGGCGCAGGGTTCACCAACCAGGACGACGAGATCCTCATCCCGGTCGGTGCGGCCCAGGACCACTTCGTCAGCGGCGTCACGGTCCGGACGATCGGCGTGAGCGTCGCGACGGCCGATCAGATGACCACGGTCCAGGCCGAGATCACCACGGCCCTCGAGAGCCGGCACGCCATCCCCGCCGGAGGCACGGACGACTTCACGATCAACAATCAGACGCAGCTGCTCGGCGCTGTCTCGTCCGTCTCGACGCTCCTCACCGTGCTGCTCGCCGGGATCGCCTCGATCTCGCTCGTCGTCGGCGGCATCGGGATCATGAACATCATGCTCGTCTCCGTCCGCGAGCGGACGCGGGAGATCGGGATCCGCAAGGCCGTCGGCGCCCGGAGTCGCGACATCCTCCTCCAGTTCCTCATCGAGGCGCTGACCCTGTCGCTCCTCGGCGGCGTGGTGGGCATCGTCGTCGGCCTCCTCGTCTCGGCCGCCATCGGTCAGATCGCCGGCTGGGGCTTCGTCTTCAGCCCGATCACGCTCGCGGTCGCCGCCGGATTCAGCGCGGTCGTCGGCGTCGTCTTCGGGGTCTGGCCGGCCCGCCAGGCTGCCCGCCTCGACCCGATCGCCGCACTCCGCTACGAGTAGGGCAGCCGGGTCACTCGCGATCGGACCGGAGACGGTCTCGCGAGCCGGCGGTCTGAGCGGAGCCGGTCCCGCGAGCCGCACCGCCCGATCGTGCCAGACGACCCTCAGGTGGGCACTCGTCACGGTACGCGGGGCAACATAGGGTCCGGTCGTGCGCGGCGCACCGCTCGCACCACTGTCAGCGGTGCCAGGCGACCGCCAGGTGAGCAGGTGTCCGGGTCCGGCTGACGAGCGCCCGCCTGGAGGACAGATGTCACCGATGGCGTGCCTCTCCTCGACTCGACAGCCGAGTTACATCACTGTGGGTGCGACTGATATCATGCCGGCATGATCCGGACACAGATCTCCCTGACTGAAGCTCAGGTGCAACGACTCCGTCGGGAGGCGCGCCGACGGCACGTGTCCCTTGCGGCGGTCATCCGCGACGCGGTCGACCGGGTCGTGCCCGACGAGGACGCCCGGCAGAGCGGCCGCATCGACAGGCTCCTGGCCGCGGCCGGCTCGGCGGCATCCGGAACGGGCTCGGTTGCGCGAGATCACGACGCCGTGCTGGCGGGAGACCGTTGGTGACTCTCTTCGTCGACTCGAGCGGGATCCTCGCCCTCGTGGACCGGGACGATGCGGCGCATGCGGGAGCCGTCGACGCGTTCACGCTGGGGCGATCCGAGGCGCTTTCGACGCACGCCTACGTCATCGTCGAGACCCTGGCGGTAGCACGCCGGCGCTTCGGCCCGGCGGTCGCG
Encoded here:
- a CDS encoding ABC transporter permease, with protein sequence MNALDLVLLALSRLRTSRLRAALTMLGVIIGVASVVALVAVGQGATRGITTQLQNLGTNLLTVNPGRLTTGFTRGGAGSATTLTLADATAISKLPGVGAVAPEISSQQIVVAGSQNTTTAIIGTTADYAIVRNETMWVGTFLTPASGSYKLRVAVLGATTADNLGLGATSIGTDISIAGIPFRVIGIMQPKGGAGFTNQDDEILIPVGAAQDHFVSGVTVRTIGVSVATADQMTTVQAEITTALESRHAIPAGGTDDFTINNQTQLLGAVSSVSTLLTVLLAGIASISLVVGGIGIMNIMLVSVRERTREIGIRKAVGARSRDILLQFLIEALTLSLLGGVVGIVVGLLVSAAIGQIAGWGFVFSPITLAVAAGFSAVVGVVFGVWPARQAARLDPIAALRYE
- a CDS encoding ribbon-helix-helix protein, CopG family, which codes for MIRTQISLTEAQVQRLRREARRRHVSLAAVIRDAVDRVVPDEDARQSGRIDRLLAAAGSAASGTGSVARDHDAVLAGDRW